Proteins found in one Hirundo rustica isolate bHirRus1 chromosome 9, bHirRus1.pri.v3, whole genome shotgun sequence genomic segment:
- the WLS gene encoding protein wntless homolog, producing the protein MAGAIIENMSTRKLCIVGGILLVFQVIAFLVGGLIAPSPTTAVPYTSVKCIDVRKNHHKTKWLMPWGPNQCKKLKDFDEAVSRQIEANDIVFAVHIPLPSKEMSPWFQFMLFIMQLDIAFKMDNDLKENAEITLDVSLAYRDNMFDDWEEIAHAVEIRKLKCTFGSPKTVESEGRHYDCDFLPFMEIGSVAHKYYLINIRLPVNDRKGINVGIGEIKDIRFVGIHQNGGFTKVWFAMKTFLTPSILIIMVWYWRRITLMTRAPVLLEKVIFALGISMTFINIPVEWFSIGFDWTWMLLFGDIRQGIFYAMLLSFWIIFCGEHMMDQNERNRLSGYWKQVGPIAMGSFCLFIFDMCERGVQLKNPFYSIWTTEVGTELAMAFIIVAGICLCLYFLFLCFMVFQVFRNISGKQSSLPAMSKARRLHYEGLIFRFKFLMLITLACAAMTVIFFIVSQVTEGHWKWGDITVEVNSAFFTGIYGMWNLYVFALMFLYAPSHKNYGEDQSNGDLGVNSGEELQLTTTITHVDGPTEVYKLARKEAQE; encoded by the exons ctcccagccccacgaCAGCCGTTCCCTACACGTCGGTGAAGTGCATTGACGTGAGGAAGAACCACCACAAAACCAAGTGGCTGATGCCCTGGGGGCCCAACCAGTGCAAGAAGCTGAAGGACTTTGACGAGGCCGTGAGCCGGCAGATCGAGGCCAACGACATCGTGTTCGCCGTGCACATCCCGCTGCCCAGCAAGGAGATGAGCCCCTGGTTCCAGTTCATGCTCTTCATCATGCAGCTGGACATCGCCTTCAAGATGGACAACGACCTCA AGGAAAACGCAGAGATCACCCTGGATGTGTCGCTGGCCTATCGTGACAACATGTTCGATGACTGGGAGGAAATAGCACACGCCGTAGAGATCAGGAAGCTGAAGTGCACCTTTGGCTCTCCAAAA ACCGTGGAGTCTGAGGGCCGTCACTACGACTGCGACTTCCTGCCCTTCATGGAGATCGGCAGCGTGGCACACAAGTACTACCTCATCAACATCCGCCTGCCCGTCAACGACAGGAAGGGCATCAACGTGGGCATCGGCGAGATCAAGGACATCCGCTTCGTG GGCATCCATCAAAACGGGGGCTTCACCAAGGTGTGGTTTGCCATGAAGACCTTCCTGACGCCCAGCATTCTGATCATCATGGTGTGGTACTGGAGGAGGATCACGCTGATGACGCGCgctcctgtcctgctggagaA GGTCATCTTTGCTCTGGGAATTTCCATGACGTTCATTAACATCCCCGTGGAGTGGTTTTCCATCGGATTCGACTGGACTTGGATGCTGCTCTTCGGAGACATTCGACAGGGCATCTTCTATGCCATGCTGCTCTCCTTTTGGATCATCTTCTGCGGGGAGCACATGATG GACCAGAACGAGCGGAATCGTCTCTCGGGGTACTGGAAGCAGGTCGGGCCCATCGCCATGGGCTCCTTCTGCCTCTTCATCTTCGACATGTGCGAGAG ggGAGTGCAGCTCAAGAACCCCTTCTACAGCATCTGGACCACCGAGGTGGGCACGGAGCTGGCT ATGGCCTTTATTATAGTTGCAGGGATCTGCCTGTGCctatattttctcttcctgtgttTCATGGTCTTCCAAGTGTTCAGAAACATCAGTGGGAAGCAGTCGAGCCTCCCTGCCATGAGCAAGGCTCGCCGCCTTCACTATGAG GGGCTGATTTTTAGGTTCAAGTTCCTGATGCTCATCACCCTGGCCTGTGCAGCCATGACTGTCATCTTCTTCATCGTGAGCCAG GTGACAGAAGGCCACTGGAAGTGGGGGGACATCACGGTCGAGGTGAACAGCGCCTTCTTCACCGGCATCTACGGGATGTGGAATCTCTACGTGTTCGCCCTCATGTTCCTGTACGCGCCATCGCACAAGAACTACGGCGAAGACCAGTCCAATG GTGACCTGGGGGTGAACAGcggggaggagctgcagctcaccaccaccatcacccaCGTGGACGGGCCCACGGAGGTCTACAAGCTGGCTCGGAAGGAGGCTCAGGAGTGA
- the DIRAS3 gene encoding GTP-binding protein Di-Ras3 has translation MPEQSNDYRVVVFGAAGVGKSSLVLRFVRGTFRETYIPTIEDTYRQVISCDKSICTLQITDTTGSHQFPAMQRLSISKGHAFILVYSVTSRQSMEDLHPIFDEICQIKGDIQKIPIMLVGNKSDDTQRELDASEGQALASKWKCAFMETSAKMNYNVQELFQELLNLEQRRTISLQVDGKKSKQQKKKDKLQGKCSVM, from the coding sequence ATGCCTGAGCAGAGCAACGATTACAGGGTGGTGGTGTTCGGAGCAGCGGGGGTCGGCAAAAGCTCCCTGGTCCTGCGCTTTGTAAGGGGCACTTTCAGGGAAACCTATATCCCCACCATCGAGGACACGTACCGGCAGGTGATCAGCTGTGACAAGAGCATCTGCACCCTGCAGATCACGGACACCACGGGAAGCCATCAGTTCCCCGCCATGCAGCGGCTCTCCATATCCAAGGGGCATGCCTTCATCTTGGTGTACTCCGTCACCAGCAGGCAATCCATGGAAGATCTTCACCCCATCTTCGATGAGATTTGTCAGATCAAAGGCGACATCCAGAAAATCCCGATCATGTTGGTGGGGAACAAAAGCGACGACACGCAGAGGGAGCTGGATGCCAGCGAGGGGCAAGCGCTGGCCAGCAAGTGGAAGTGTGCCTTCATGGAGACGTCGGCCAAAATGAACTACAACGTGCAGGAGCTCTTCCAGGAGCTCTTGAATCTGGAACAGAGGAGAACTATCAGTCTCCAGGTGGATGGAAAGAAAtccaaacagcagaaaaagaaagataaactGCAAGGCAAATGCTCTGTAATGTGA